A genomic segment from Gossypium hirsutum isolate 1008001.06 chromosome D04, Gossypium_hirsutum_v2.1, whole genome shotgun sequence encodes:
- the LOC107925989 gene encoding F-box/LRR-repeat protein 4, with protein sequence MDDMLCDELLQEIFRKLPSTPPSSLSVSLVSKRWLNLYRSSKASLSLKLLPHNSMVLSLSSLLSHYPSLSFLSLVLSDAADSTSSNNNSSTTAFFDNVLFVVSSSCSNLHHLRFLAGPVSCLSLLSLSKSCSQLTSITASLSRPLFLNWVVSFPCLKELCLHVCSTDGVDDGDKQFELSLNEELDVKFGLETLCVSGIQADDKGISWLWRNCKRLKKLQLRSCDSVGDGESFASFIWCVEGLEEVELRKCRSIIDRVLLRLAQNCASLISLLIYDGCSREGLLEFITTCRCNLQKLDLRLPLDLNNDHLLAIAMNLRGLLTLRLQSCCLVTGEGLHILGVALNPTLEELALINCDVVDREVGLLATLGQNLRMLRKLDLSYNEMLVDKELISMLVSCNHLTELKLRGCRKLTSMTMVTISKTYKGLQSIDIMNCPGIGAQAVEFFVLNCPQMKQIVIEESKVSDIARTWACHKFIEVTSSS encoded by the coding sequence ATGGATGACATGTTATGTGATGAACTACTGCAAGAAATATTCAGAAAGCTGCCATCAACCCCACCATCTTCTCTATCTGTTTCTTTAGTTTCCAAGCGTTGGCTTAACCTTTATAGAAGCTCAAAAGCATCTCTTTCTCTCAAGTTGCTTCCACACAATTCTATGGTTCTCTCTTTGTCTTCTCTTCTTTCTCACTACccttctctttctttcctttctcttgTTCTGTCTGATGCAGCCGATTCCACCTCTTCCAACAACAATTCAAGCACCACTGCCTTTTTCGACAACGTGCTTTTCGTTGTTTCTTCCTCTTGTTCTAACCTGCATCACCTCAGGTTCTTAGCTGGCCCTGTTTCTTGTTTGTCTTTGTTGTCTCTATCCAAATCTTGTTCCCAACTTACTTCAATTACTGCTTCATTATCTAGACCTCTTTTTCTCAACTGGGTTGTTTCGTTTCCTTGCTTAAAGGAGTTATGTTTACATGTATGCTCAACTGATGGTGTTGATGATGGAGATAAGCAATTTGAGTTGTCTCTAAATGAAGAATTGGATGTCAAATTTGGGTTAGAAACTCTCTGTGTATCAGGAATTCAGGCAGATGATAAGGGTATCAGTTGGCTATGGAGGAACTGTAAAAGGCTTAAAAAATTACAGCTGAGGAGCTGTGACAGTGTTGGTGATGGAGAGTCATTTGCATCATTTATCTGGTGTGTGGAAGGTCTTGAAGAAGTAGAGTTAAGGAAATGTAGGAGTATAATCGATAGAGTTCTATTAAGATTAGCTCAGAATTGTGCTTCATTGATTTCTCTACTGATCTATGATGGATGTAGTAGAGAGGGTTTGCTTGAATTCATAACAACTTGCAGGTGTAATTTGCAGAAACTTGACCTTAGATTGCCATTAGACCTCAACAATGATCACCTCTTAGCCATTGCTATGAATTTAAGAGGTCTCTTAACACTTAGGCTTCAAAGTTGCTGTCTGGTTACTGGTGAAGGTCTGCACATTCTTGGGGTTGCCTTGAACCCCACACTCGAAGAATTGGCTTTAATAAACTGCGACGTTGTCGATCGAGAAGTAGGGTTGCTAGCTACATTAGGACAAAATTTGAGGATGTTAAGGAAACTGGACTTGTCTTATAATGAAATGTTGGTTGATAAGGAGTTGATTTCTATGCTAGTTTCTTGCAATCATCTGACAGAATTGAAGTTGAGAGGTTGCAGGAAGCTAACAAGTATGACCATGGTTACCATATCTAAGACCTACAAAGGCTTGCAAAGTATTGATATTATGAATTGTCCTGGGATTGGAGCTCAGGCTGTGGAGTTCTTTGTCTTGAATTGCCCCCAGATGAAACAAATTGTGATTGAGGAGAGCAAGGTTTCAGACATAGCTAGGACATGGGCTTGTCATAAATTTATAGAGGTAACTTCTAGTTCATGA
- the LOC107926075 gene encoding glycosylphosphatidylinositol anchor attachment 1 protein: protein MAETKEKSLSDEKPKPRVRPIVRLGIFLISHSFHVSVVCCTAGVLALFLLPVLAKNTYISENALMPGSASPMLSNQHVSDGNRLVKDLTNPNSKSSETGIESHKIIAQYMLDLGAEVSFHKFHPQMNQFHPLHFFSSPDSGKIQENYSCSSYGINTVGIIRAPHGDGKEAIVLVTPYNALKSGFGEALSLGIAYSVFSLLTQVTWLAKDIIWLVADSQYGEYAAVAAWLREYQTPKFSSLSTPNAEMCPDVNNLFELKGHSISGSKFSNSFRRAGTMASALVLKVRDQNEQFEDTISIYAEASNGQMPNLDLINVVNYLAVHRQGLRVNVEKLWSLLNSSWLKSLGEIFESLAKVAKSLYPKWKFGIPATEYVEGTATLASSLYYQALGVPTGPHGAFRDYQVDAITLEISPKFSLDKVWRNDILLRGGRLIEGVIRSVNNLLEKFHQSFFLYLLTSPSKFVSVGVYMIAFALLIAPLPMVAASLYVDANSSSNCSKGDSSTPSAITDTDEHSIAIRSWRWLNSAKLVFIVHLWGAIVSLLPYFISQIPDCSPTTSFMIWVLLSILSLLTLNSVLASPLACAKATQEKEWALVKSVTISSVFIGLGLMSVINFATAEIGALLMVPMCLLAQPLKLDVRAGTLRSFCRMICNLVLGHIAFPPAAFFLLKGMLDGFGNANVGDFWMWVESLWAWNSATYLFIGMVQLPCWVLCISILFHTC, encoded by the exons ATGGCCGAAACCAAAGAGAAGAGCCTGAGCGACGAAAAACCGAAGCCAAGAGTACGCCCAATTGTTCGCCTCGGGATCTTCCTCATCTCTCACAGCTTCCACGTTAG TGTCGTTTGCTGCACTGCTGGGGTTTTGGCTCTGTTTCTATTGCCTGTTCTTGCTAAAAATACTTACATCTCCGAAAATGCCCTCATGCCAG GTTCTGCGAGTCCCATGCTTTCTAATCAGCATGTTTCGGATGGAAATAGATTGGTGAAGGATCTAACTAATCCAAACTCGAAATCTTCAGAAACAGGAAT agaaagTCACAAAATCATAGCACAGTACATGTTAGACTTGGGTGCTGAAGTTAGTTTCCACAAATTCCACCCTCAGATGAATCAGTTTCATCCTTTACACTTTTTCTCTAGCCCTGATTCCGGTAAGATACAAGAGAATTACAGTTGTTCATCATACGGTATCAATACGGTTGGGATTATAAGAGCTCCTCATGGTGATGGGAAGGAGGCTATTGTCTTGGTAACACCTTACAATGCTCTAAAGAGTGGATTTGGTGAGGCTTTATCTTTAGGCATTGCATACTCAGTATTTTCGTTGCTCACTCAAGTTACTTGGCTAGCCAAGGATATTATATGGCTTGTTGCTGATTCGCAATATGGAGAGTATGCAGCGGTTGCTGCTTGGTTAAGAGAATATCAGACTCCTAAATTTAGCAGTCTGAGCACTCCAAATGCTGAGATGTGTCCAGATGTTAATAATCTTTTTGAGTTGAAAGGTCATTCTATTTCTGGAAGTAAATTCTCCAATAGTTTTAGACGTGCTGGGACTATGGCTTCTGCTCTGGTCTTGAAGGTTAGAGATCAAAATGAacaatttgaagacactattagCATTTATGCCGAGGCATCTAATGGACAAATGCCAAACTTGGACCTCATCAATGTTGTGAATTATTTGGCAGTGCATAGGCAAGGTTTACGTGTAAACGTGGAGAAATTGTGGTCCCTTCTTAACTCCAGTTGGCTTAAAAGTTTGGGGGAAATCTTTGAATCTCTAGCAAAAGTAGCTAAAAGCTTATACCCCAAGTGGAAATTTGGTATCCCTGCAACAGAGTATGTTGAAGGCACTGCTACACTTGCAAGCTCATTGTATTATCAG GCTCTAGGTGTGCCTACAGGCCCACATGGTGCTTTCCGTGACTACCAAGTTGACGCAATCACGTTGGAGATTTCACCTAAATTTTCATTGGACAAAGTCTGGCGCAATGACATTCTTCTAAGAGGCGGCCG GTTGATTGAAGGAGTTATACGATCAGTAAATAACCTCCTTGAGAAGTTTCACCAATCATTTTTCTTGTACCTCTTAACATCTCCTAGTAAGTTTGTGTCAGTAGGGGTTTACATGATTGCGTTTGCACTTCTCATAGCGCCACTTCCAATGGTTGCGGCTTCTCTCTATGTGGATGCAAATAGTTCAAGCAACTGTTCAAAAGGTGATAGCTCAACTCCATCTGCAATCACTGATACTGATGAACACAGTATTGCTATCAGATCCTGGAGGTGGCTTAATTCAGCTAAACTAGTTTTTATTGTTCACCTATGGGGTGCTATTGTTTCATTGCTTCCGTATTTCATCTCCCAAATACCTGATTGCAGCCCAACAACCAGCTTCATGATCTGGGTTTTGCTTTCAATCCTCAGCCTTCTAACCTTGAACTCAGTTCTGGCTTCTCCTTTAGCTTGTGCTAAAGCAACTCAAGAAAAAGAATGGGCTCTTGTGAAATCGGTGACTATCTCATCGGTGTTCATTGGATTGGGGCTCATGTCAGTCATTAATTTTGCTACCGCAGAAATTGGAGCTTTATTGATGGTCCCAATGTGTTTACTGGCTCAACCTTTAAAGCTTGATGTTAGAGCTGGTACTCTGAGAAGTTTTTGCAGGATGATCTGCAATCTGGTTTTAGGGCATATTGCTTTTCCACCGGCTGCTTTTTTTCTGTTGAAAGGGATGCTTGATGGTTTTGGCAATGCCAACGTGGGTGACTTCTGGATGTGGGTTGAGTCTCTTTGGGCATGGAACAGTGCTACATATCTCTTTATTGGTATGGTACAGTTGCCATGCTGGGTCTTATGCATTAGCATTTTGTTTCATACTTGTTGA